TAGGAAAAGGTACAGTAGCACCAGAGGTGACACATACTGTTTTAACCTCCCTATCACTCATTATATATCGAACTCGAGCCTTGTATGCAACATTTATGAAGCAGACACGAGATTGTTCTTCATGAATCGATAATTCGTTTACAGTGATAGTTGATGAAGCATTCGAAATGCTTGGAAAAGGCGGGTGGCAAATAACAGAAGTAAAGGGATAACTAATCTTATCAGGTGCCAGTCCAATCTATAGCAGCAACTAAAAACAGTACCAGGTATCAAAATGGCGGCTATACAGATGAGTTCAGTTCCACTTAATACGCATGATAGCGGTATTAAGCCTTATTTCGAACAAAAGATTCAAGAGACAAAGCTAAAGATCCGTACAAAAACTGCTAACTTACGTCGGCTGGAAGCCCAAAGGAATGCACTTAATGATAAGGTGCGTTTCATTAAAGATGAATTAAGATTACTGCAAGAACCGGGTTCTTATGTGGGTGAAGTGGTGAAGATTGTGAGTGACAAGAAGGTGTTAGTTAAAATTCAGCCAGAAGGTAAATACATTGTTGATATTGCTAAGGATATCAATGTCAAGGAATTGAAGGTATCACAGCGTGTATGTCTAAAGAGCGATTCTTACGTTCTTCACAAGGTCTTGGAGAACAAGGTTGATCCACTAGTATCCCTAATGATGGTAGAAAAGGTTCCGGACTCTACTTACGACATGGTGGGTGGTCTCACAAAGCAGATAAAAGAAATCAAAGAGGTCATTGAACTTCCAGTTAAACATCCTGAATTATTCGAAAGTTTAGGTATTGCACAGCCAAAAGGTGTTATCCTTTATGGTCCCCCAGGTACTGGGAAAACCTTACTAGCCAGAGCAGTGGCCCACCACACAGACTGCAAATTTATTAGAGTTTCAGGAGCAGAGTTAGTCCAGAAGTACATTGGTGAGGGTTCTAGAATGGTCAGAGAGCTCTTCGTCATGGCTCGTGAACACGCTCCGTCAATTATCTTCATGGACGAGATAGATTCCATCGGTTCCAGTCGTGTAGAAGGCGGCTCCGGAGGGGGCGACTCGGAAGTGCAGAGAACGATGATGGAACTTTTGAATCAATTGGACGGTTTCGAAACCTCCAAGAACATCAAAATCATCATGGCAACTAATAGACTTGATATTCTAGATCCCGCTTTGCTTAGACCAGGTAGAATCGACAGAAAAATCGAGTTCCCTCCACCTACCGTCGCCGCAAGAACCGAAATTCTAAGGATACATTCGAGAAAAATGAACTTAACTAGGGGCATTAATTTACGCAAAATAGCGGAGAAAATGAATGATTGTTCTGGGGCTGACGTGAAAGGTGTCTGTACAGAGGCTGGAATGTACGCTCTTAGAGAGCGTAGGATCCACGTTACACAAGAGGACTTCGAGTTAGCGGTCGCAAAGGTCATGAACAAGAATGACGAAACTGCCATCTCAGTGGCCAAGTTATTCAAATAGAATGTACAGTATTAGCCTATATATGTTCTATAATTATCTTAAGATACTAACTGTCATTAATTACGTTAGCTGCTCTCTATTCATTTTATTAGATTCGATTTGATTGTTGTACGCAAAAATTTTCAAAGGACGGAAAAATTTGCAATTCCTACTATTATTCATTAAAAGTTATACCTTTATAACCAAGTCTTACATTTAAGAGATTTATTCTGAACACCATAATTTCTTCCCTCCTGTGTTAGAATCTCTACTTGATCGAGTGGGAGGTTGGTGATCGCTTAGAAGGAATAAAATACTGACTGATTGATATTGGGAAGTTACCTAAATTCAGTATTTTAATAGTTACGTTGTTAATCCTTAATATCGATTGGATAAAGGATAACGTGTACTTAAAATATCTGAAAAGAAGAACTTTGATAGAAGCCTTATAACTAGTAGTATAAGGTGGCCCATAATGTCGGAATCTGTACCAGATCAGgagcagcagcagcagctgCTGCAACAACAGCTGCAACAGTCACAACAACAGGgacaacagcagcaaccGCAACCGCAACCGCAACCGCAACCGCAACCGCAACCGCAGCCTAGACACTACCAGAATAAACAGAATGGTAATAGAACGCAGTTTCATAAGAATGGAAGTAACATTCAAGGTGGAAGGTTACCTCCACAGAAGCATTATCAAAATCAGAGATCGTACCAAGGCAAAGGCCATAATAAAAATGCGAGAAATCAACGTGCTGACTACGGTAATATGCAGAACATACCATCTTATATGCAGTACTATCCTAGCCCTGTGGCCAGCGGATTTCCAAATCCAGGGCCTGGTGGATTCTATGGTTACAGCCCAACTCCATATTACCCCCCTGCAACAATCGGATATGACGGCACGATCCCGCCAGCTATGATGAGCCCAAAGTTCAAAGTAAGCCAGGATACCAGTGAGTCTAGTACACCATCTTCAGCTACTACCACACCTGTTGCCAAAAAGATCGAGATTACGAATAAGTCAGGTGTCCACGTTGACTTAAGTGCGATTCATTTAGCGCAACATGCTACAGAGGCTACTCCTTTAACTACTGCAGGAGCTACTATTGCTGCGTTAAATGAGGGATCTTCAACTACTGGCGAAGAGAACAAATCGGATGAAAATACCAAGAAGGCTCAGTTGGACTTTTTGGCCGAAGTCAAGCGCAGAAAGGAGATGCTTGCGAAGAAAAAGGCGGTAGATGACATAGACGATACTATATCTGAAGATACACTGGGTGTGCAATCGAAGGACGCAGATCCAATTGCTCCATCTCAAGATGGTTCTACTGCTCAGGAAGCTGAAACGGAAGCTGAAATGGAAGCTGAATCAGAGGTTATCACTGAAATTTCCACGGAAGAAATCGTTGTAGAAACTGAACCTGAAGAA
This window of the Eremothecium sinecaudum strain ATCC 58844 chromosome VII, complete sequence genome carries:
- the RPT6 gene encoding proteasome regulatory particle base subunit RPT6 (Syntenic homolog of Ashbya gossypii AGL043C; Syntenic homolog of Saccharomyces cerevisiae YGL048C (RPT6)), producing MAAIQMSSVPLNTHDSGIKPYFEQKIQETKLKIRTKTANLRRLEAQRNALNDKVRFIKDELRLLQEPGSYVGEVVKIVSDKKVLVKIQPEGKYIVDIAKDINVKELKVSQRVCLKSDSYVLHKVLENKVDPLVSLMMVEKVPDSTYDMVGGLTKQIKEIKEVIELPVKHPELFESLGIAQPKGVILYGPPGTGKTLLARAVAHHTDCKFIRVSGAELVQKYIGEGSRMVRELFVMAREHAPSIIFMDEIDSIGSSRVEGGSGGGDSEVQRTMMELLNQLDGFETSKNIKIIMATNRLDILDPALLRPGRIDRKIEFPPPTVAARTEILRIHSRKMNLTRGINLRKIAEKMNDCSGADVKGVCTEAGMYALRERRIHVTQEDFELAVAKVMNKNDETAISVAKLFK